In one Leptogranulimonas caecicola genomic region, the following are encoded:
- the gltX gene encoding glutamate--tRNA ligase, with product MSDTSVRVRFAPSPTGKLHVGGARTAIYNWAFARAHGGTFILRIDDTDPTRSTSENEGIILRAMRWLGLDWDEGPQVGGPCAPYKQTERLDIYRKAAQKLLDEGKAYPCFCTPDQLEADRKAAQARKDPFQGYQRRCRNIDPTEARARMESGEPYVLRIKVPEDRGDVVVHDAVHGDVTFNARELDDFVIVRSDGTPTYNFTTVVDDALMGITHVIRGDDHLSNTPRQVMVYEALGYPVPEFAHISMILGADGKKLSKRHGATSVEEYRDAGYDSEAFVNYLALLGWSLDGDTTIVPREVLAREFSLDHVSKNPATFDPAKLDWINSHYLMAKDDMDFARDVIEPQLVAAGLEQPGCVDARPEWFGLLASVLKPRTKKAPEVVDLARFLYAGDTPKIDPKALKKGLLADGCQQSLELARAALEPLDDFDASAIDNALAAAQEATDLKKRTFFGAVRAAATGSLVSPPLGETLELLGKVSVLARIDAALTRIAQESSEA from the coding sequence TTGAGCGATACATCCGTGCGCGTGCGTTTTGCGCCGTCCCCTACCGGCAAGCTTCATGTAGGCGGCGCCCGTACTGCCATTTATAACTGGGCGTTTGCCAGGGCTCACGGCGGTACCTTTATCCTGCGTATCGACGACACTGATCCCACACGCTCTACCAGCGAGAACGAGGGCATCATCTTGCGCGCCATGCGGTGGCTGGGCTTGGACTGGGACGAGGGCCCTCAGGTGGGCGGCCCCTGCGCTCCCTACAAACAGACTGAGCGCCTGGATATCTATCGCAAGGCCGCCCAAAAGCTGTTGGATGAGGGCAAAGCCTACCCTTGCTTTTGTACGCCGGATCAGCTGGAAGCAGACCGCAAGGCAGCCCAAGCACGCAAGGATCCCTTCCAGGGCTACCAACGCAGGTGCCGGAATATCGATCCCACTGAGGCTCGCGCTCGTATGGAGTCTGGAGAGCCCTACGTGCTGCGCATCAAGGTGCCCGAGGATCGCGGCGACGTGGTGGTGCACGACGCTGTCCATGGGGATGTGACCTTTAACGCCCGCGAGCTGGACGACTTTGTCATCGTGCGCAGCGATGGCACCCCCACCTACAACTTCACCACCGTGGTGGACGATGCGCTCATGGGCATCACCCATGTAATCCGCGGCGACGACCACCTGTCGAACACCCCGCGCCAGGTGATGGTCTATGAGGCGCTGGGCTATCCGGTGCCCGAGTTCGCCCACATCTCCATGATTTTGGGGGCAGACGGCAAGAAGCTCTCCAAACGCCACGGAGCCACCTCGGTGGAAGAGTATCGCGATGCCGGCTACGATTCTGAGGCTTTCGTCAATTACCTTGCGCTTTTGGGCTGGTCGCTGGACGGCGACACCACCATCGTGCCTCGAGAGGTGCTGGCCCGCGAGTTCTCGTTGGACCACGTCTCCAAAAACCCGGCCACCTTTGACCCGGCCAAGCTGGATTGGATCAACAGCCACTACCTCATGGCCAAAGACGACATGGACTTTGCCCGCGACGTCATCGAGCCCCAGCTGGTAGCTGCAGGCTTGGAACAGCCGGGCTGCGTAGATGCGCGTCCTGAGTGGTTTGGCCTTCTGGCCTCGGTGCTCAAGCCCCGCACCAAGAAGGCGCCCGAGGTGGTGGACCTGGCCCGCTTCCTCTATGCCGGCGATACTCCTAAGATCGATCCCAAAGCCTTGAAGAAGGGGCTTTTGGCCGACGGCTGCCAGCAATCTCTGGAGCTGGCCCGCGCCGCCCTGGAGCCTTTGGACGACTTTGACGCCAGCGCCATCGACAATGCCCTGGCTGCCGCCCAGGAGGCCACCGACCTTAAGAAGCGCACCTTCTTTGGAGCTGTGCGTGCCGCCGCCACCGGCTCTCTGGTCTCTCCTCCTTTGGGCGAAACTCTGGAGCTTTTGGGCAAAGTCTCCGTGTTGGCACGCATCGATGCCGCTCTGACACGCATCGCCCAGGAAAGCTCCGAGGCCTAG
- the sdaAB gene encoding L-serine ammonia-lyase, iron-sulfur-dependent subunit beta gives MLPSAFEILGPIMVGPSSSHTAGALRLARVARELASAPVVAVDFTLYNSFARTYLGHGTNRALVAGMLGLDTDDERIRDSFELAQEAGLEVHFTIADEDVSLHPNTVSIAMTLADGTALTVRGESVGGGRVRISSVDNVAVSIGGEYPTLLIHHRDKPGVLAKICGALSEDFINIATIRTFRNERGGDAYTIVELDEALDHIMVETIRERAGASFATSITIPGALPLNEKGAIQSDFSCGADLLALCAAEPCSIGAAMRRREGSLLGSLETADKAMDRVMDAMKAEVASTIKEPQRSLGGFLHGQAKDVFSHRRQLAEPLLGLTLSNACAYAMAVLERSAAMGVIVAAPTAGSAGVVPGALIACAEALGSFDRLPSALWCASAVGAIVTANGSVSGAEGGCQAEVGTASAMAAAGLCQMLYGSPEACLNAAAIALGNLLGLVCDPVQGLVEFPCQNRNAIGVANAMTAAQLSLSGVVSPVPFDEAVAAMVMVGNSLPVSLRETAQGGLAVCPSVCADCGACD, from the coding sequence ATGCTGCCCAGCGCCTTTGAGATTTTGGGGCCCATCATGGTGGGCCCGTCCAGCTCGCATACCGCCGGCGCCTTGCGCCTGGCGCGCGTGGCCCGAGAACTCGCGTCGGCGCCCGTGGTGGCCGTGGACTTCACCCTCTACAACTCCTTTGCCCGCACCTACCTGGGCCACGGCACCAACCGGGCCTTGGTGGCCGGCATGCTGGGCTTGGACACCGACGACGAACGCATCCGCGACTCTTTCGAGCTGGCTCAAGAAGCCGGCCTTGAGGTGCACTTCACCATCGCCGACGAGGACGTCTCGCTGCATCCCAACACTGTCTCCATTGCTATGACCTTGGCAGACGGCACCGCCCTCACCGTGCGCGGCGAGTCTGTGGGAGGCGGGCGGGTGCGCATTTCCTCCGTGGACAATGTGGCTGTCTCCATTGGAGGCGAATACCCTACACTGCTCATCCATCACCGCGACAAGCCGGGAGTGCTGGCCAAGATCTGCGGCGCCCTGTCTGAGGACTTTATCAATATTGCTACCATACGCACCTTTAGGAACGAGCGCGGAGGCGACGCCTACACCATTGTGGAGCTGGATGAGGCCTTAGACCACATCATGGTGGAGACTATTCGCGAACGCGCCGGGGCGTCCTTTGCCACTTCCATCACCATCCCCGGCGCGCTGCCCTTGAACGAGAAGGGCGCCATTCAATCAGATTTTTCCTGCGGCGCCGATCTTTTGGCCCTATGCGCCGCCGAGCCCTGCTCCATAGGAGCTGCCATGAGACGCCGCGAGGGATCGCTGCTGGGATCTCTTGAGACTGCCGATAAGGCCATGGATCGCGTGATGGATGCCATGAAGGCCGAGGTAGCCTCTACCATCAAGGAACCTCAGCGCTCTTTGGGCGGCTTCTTGCACGGACAGGCCAAGGACGTCTTTAGCCATCGCCGGCAGCTGGCAGAGCCTCTTTTGGGGCTCACCCTCTCCAACGCCTGCGCCTATGCCATGGCGGTATTGGAGCGCTCGGCCGCTATGGGCGTCATTGTGGCTGCGCCCACCGCCGGCTCTGCTGGCGTGGTGCCAGGTGCCCTCATTGCCTGCGCCGAAGCCCTGGGGTCTTTCGACCGTCTGCCCAGCGCCCTGTGGTGCGCCTCCGCGGTGGGTGCCATCGTCACTGCCAATGGCAGCGTCTCCGGCGCCGAGGGCGGCTGCCAGGCCGAGGTGGGCACAGCATCTGCCATGGCCGCTGCAGGCCTTTGCCAAATGCTTTATGGAAGCCCCGAAGCGTGCCTTAACGCCGCCGCCATTGCTCTTGGAAACCTGTTGGGCCTGGTATGCGACCCTGTGCAAGGGTTGGTGGAGTTCCCCTGCCAAAACCGCAACGCCATTGGCGTTGCCAATGCCATGACCGCAGCCCAGCTTTCGCTCTCCGGCGTGGTGAGTCCGGTTCCCTTCGACGAGGCAGTTGCAGCCATGGTCATGGTGGGAAACTCGCTGCCCGTGAGCCTGCGCGAGACCGCTCAAGGCGGCCTGGCCGTCTGCCCCTCAGTCTGCGCCGATTGCGGCGCCTGCGACTGA
- a CDS encoding anti-sigma factor antagonist (This anti-anti-sigma factor, or anti-sigma factor antagonist, belongs to a family that includes characterized members SpoIIAA, RsbV, RsfA, and RsfB.), with the protein MLIVSDCMMVPVRSDISVRTAPELKDHIEELMNGGCHRIILDMDKVGYIDSAGIALILSLSRKMRAMGGLLTLVNVSEMVNHILSVGCLVPFIPCLAKQSSKAAVPALPVGSKPSKRLTVRIEPDTLQDARERLREFLEVLPLSSSELYDIILAAGEAMGNCVLHTDSGIGYLTCALYPDRLVMEAVDSGPGFEIAPDVDPVVTLEHGRGIKIMRLLCDDVEIKKKPVGHGTIVRLVKMLQQGAEPLEKGMFEILSA; encoded by the coding sequence ATGCTTATCGTCTCAGACTGCATGATGGTTCCCGTTCGTTCTGATATCAGTGTGAGGACGGCTCCAGAGCTTAAAGACCATATCGAAGAGCTTATGAACGGCGGCTGCCATCGCATCATCTTGGATATGGACAAAGTTGGCTATATCGATTCGGCAGGCATTGCGCTCATCCTGTCGCTCTCTCGCAAGATGCGCGCTATGGGTGGTCTGTTGACCTTGGTGAACGTCTCAGAGATGGTAAACCATATTTTGAGCGTAGGATGCCTGGTCCCCTTCATTCCTTGTTTGGCGAAACAGTCGTCAAAGGCTGCGGTGCCCGCATTGCCGGTGGGTTCCAAGCCGTCAAAGCGTCTTACGGTTCGCATCGAGCCAGATACCCTCCAAGATGCGCGAGAGCGCTTGCGCGAGTTTTTGGAGGTGCTGCCTCTGTCCAGCAGCGAGCTCTATGACATCATCTTGGCTGCCGGCGAGGCTATGGGCAACTGCGTGCTTCATACAGATTCGGGCATCGGCTATCTTACCTGCGCCCTCTATCCTGACCGTTTGGTGATGGAGGCGGTGGACAGCGGGCCTGGGTTCGAGATCGCCCCGGATGTCGACCCCGTGGTGACTCTGGAGCATGGGCGCGGCATCAAGATCATGCGCCTTCTATGCGACGACGTTGAGATCAAGAAAAAGCCTGTGGGCCATGGCACCATCGTGCGGCTGGTAAAGATGCTGCAGCAGGGCGCTGAGCCACTGGAAAAAGGCATGTTTGAGATTCTTTCTGCCTAG
- a CDS encoding YhgE/Pip domain-containing protein, with protein MRKIWQLFKMDLHRSTMNVIAGIVCLGLVIVPSLYAWFNIAGSWDPYSNTKYLKVAVANTDEGYTSDLMPLSINVGDKVTSALRENDQIGWLITSEQDALEGVRSGQYYAAVIIPPNFSRDLLGMLSADPHTSALDFYVNEKENAIANVVTSKASSALKNQIDTTFAQTVSSVGSSVLGDLGSYLGSDEMTQLANRIIASLDHTQQTLTSTAANVKSYGALVSSAKSLVEGSAGLVGTEKNSTSDLQDALNGASSGVGSLKDALGSASSTVSDALTSGSDSLDSIKDSIDSVFDKAGASTTQVANDLESIAGTLNGRKEAVDALLEGFTAQRDQLQELRDRLEDEYNQDNQLTAAERAVLRSLDRALEASERALASLSAASQSLEELSAEISQMSQELKDGTTSAADAKAKLEGLVEGAKTSLDSAKGTFNDDVAPSLTSLSDAITQSADDAGALKDGLDSTLQALAVTGDSAAQDLGAIQEALDKVSGDLDGASEDVSTLKERLATAVASQDAESIRAILAEDPQELSQFLSAPVDLKRVAVFPVANNGSAMAPMYNSLALWVGAIILVVMLKVEPSKKEEAQLGGLTLTQAYLGRLGIFLVLATLQAALLCAGDLFYLQIQCEHVGLMFLTCILVSLVFTNITYALTVSFGDVGKALAVILMVIQIAGAGGSFPVQMLPAPFQAVYPFLPFVQSMQLMRGCIGGIYGNDFLVHLLGLLGFLAPTLILGLVLRRPLVRLNHWIEHQLASTKVM; from the coding sequence GTGCGCAAGATTTGGCAACTGTTTAAGATGGATCTGCATCGAAGCACTATGAACGTCATCGCCGGCATCGTGTGCCTAGGCTTGGTCATAGTCCCTTCCCTCTATGCATGGTTCAACATCGCCGGAAGCTGGGACCCTTACTCCAACACCAAATACCTCAAAGTGGCTGTAGCCAACACCGACGAAGGCTATACCAGCGACCTGATGCCCCTCTCCATCAATGTGGGCGACAAGGTGACCTCGGCGTTGCGGGAAAACGATCAAATTGGCTGGCTCATCACCAGCGAACAGGACGCGCTGGAAGGCGTGCGCTCCGGCCAGTATTATGCAGCAGTGATCATCCCGCCCAACTTCTCCAGAGACCTGCTTGGCATGCTCTCGGCAGACCCCCACACCTCTGCCTTGGACTTCTACGTGAACGAGAAGGAAAACGCCATCGCCAATGTGGTGACCTCCAAAGCCTCTTCTGCGCTCAAGAATCAAATTGACACCACCTTTGCCCAGACGGTGAGCTCGGTGGGCTCCTCAGTGCTGGGCGATTTGGGATCTTATCTGGGCTCCGACGAGATGACCCAGCTGGCCAACCGCATCATTGCCTCGCTGGACCACACCCAGCAGACCCTCACCAGCACCGCCGCCAACGTTAAGAGTTACGGAGCCTTGGTATCCTCTGCCAAATCCCTGGTGGAGGGCTCGGCCGGCTTAGTAGGTACCGAGAAAAACTCCACCTCTGATTTGCAAGACGCCTTGAACGGCGCCTCCAGCGGCGTGGGAAGCCTCAAAGATGCGCTTGGTTCTGCTTCGAGCACCGTCTCTGACGCACTCACCTCTGGAAGCGACTCGCTGGATTCCATCAAGGACTCCATCGACAGCGTCTTTGACAAAGCGGGCGCTTCCACCACTCAGGTTGCCAACGACTTAGAGTCGATTGCGGGCACTTTGAACGGGAGGAAAGAGGCAGTGGACGCCCTGTTGGAAGGATTTACTGCTCAGCGCGACCAGCTCCAAGAGCTTCGCGATCGCCTAGAAGACGAATACAACCAAGACAACCAGCTCACTGCAGCCGAGCGGGCAGTGCTACGCAGCCTAGACCGGGCCTTGGAAGCCAGCGAGCGTGCGCTGGCGTCCTTATCGGCAGCCTCTCAAAGCCTGGAAGAGCTGAGCGCAGAGATCTCTCAAATGTCCCAGGAGCTCAAAGACGGCACCACCAGCGCCGCTGACGCCAAGGCAAAACTGGAGGGGCTCGTGGAAGGCGCCAAAACCAGCCTGGACAGCGCCAAGGGCACCTTCAATGATGACGTGGCGCCGTCGCTGACCTCGCTCTCTGATGCCATCACCCAGAGCGCCGACGACGCAGGAGCCCTCAAAGACGGCTTGGACTCCACTTTGCAAGCCTTGGCGGTCACTGGCGATTCTGCCGCCCAGGACCTGGGGGCCATTCAGGAAGCGTTGGATAAGGTGTCCGGCGATTTGGATGGGGCCTCTGAGGACGTCTCTACCTTGAAAGAGCGACTGGCGACTGCAGTAGCTTCCCAGGACGCAGAGTCGATTCGCGCCATCCTGGCAGAAGACCCCCAGGAGCTGTCGCAGTTCTTATCGGCACCGGTGGATCTCAAACGCGTGGCGGTCTTTCCTGTGGCCAATAATGGCAGCGCCATGGCGCCCATGTACAACTCGCTGGCCCTTTGGGTGGGCGCCATCATTTTGGTGGTCATGCTCAAAGTGGAGCCCAGCAAGAAGGAGGAGGCTCAGCTGGGAGGGCTCACGCTCACCCAGGCTTATTTGGGGCGCTTGGGCATTTTCTTGGTGCTGGCCACTCTTCAGGCTGCGCTGCTTTGCGCAGGCGACCTCTTTTACCTGCAGATCCAATGCGAACACGTGGGCCTGATGTTTCTCACCTGCATCTTGGTGTCGTTGGTATTCACCAACATCACCTATGCGCTCACCGTATCCTTTGGCGACGTGGGCAAAGCGCTGGCGGTAATCCTTATGGTGATCCAGATCGCCGGAGCCGGCGGGTCGTTTCCTGTGCAGATGCTTCCTGCACCCTTCCAGGCGGTCTATCCGTTCTTGCCCTTCGTGCAGTCCATGCAGCTTATGCGCGGATGCATAGGCGGTATCTACGGCAACGACTTTTTGGTTCATCTGCTGGGGCTTTTAGGCTTTTTGGCGCCGACGCTTATCTTGGGCCTGGTGCTCCGTCGCCCCTTGGTGCGCCTCAACCATTGGATCGAGCACCAGCTGGCATCCACCAAGGTGATGTAG
- a CDS encoding lysylphosphatidylglycerol synthase transmembrane domain-containing protein, which produces MEEQENRSSHPPLDEGSSAASNLQPSTDSSNTPEGPSLEALELLEQPLEDALGFFDIPTSEGTPSSKEPAAQVPPEPGSTAPSSYPVPSTPEQPTADAGVSRQRKKPANLKIGVAGARHHRSQKASSTNAYAAAAGARKASGAQKPAPQGVAGSRTKASVSKKTVGPKTRVGQEESQDQKKARKGALFMVGVLAAYALWIFMSGQFDEFVGALNGADAGWFVAGMLVMSFNFVFGALAFVLAAYIDPTSPLGVRDCMSVEANGVLFGNLTPMSTGTMPAQIYRLTQAGLDVGAASATQLTRFVIYQAGEVVVAATLLLLRFDFFLHTYGDIVFLNIVVFIIQTLQAAGLLVVCLFPRFVTRVGNWGLRFASRHGWFSAERVKRYSDVLNNQVRSFGGTFRDSFRHMGSLALTLLVTLGQMLCFYAVPWFVLRAFGGDADFVTCLAAASMVQMIGNSVPLPGGTGGNEAGFALFFGPIFGAAATAGFIVWRLITFFIPTLAAFPLMALSSSHNKSIYQRWQHFRTRKGRRAQVFVSRKK; this is translated from the coding sequence ATGGAAGAGCAAGAGAATAGGTCGAGTCACCCTCCTTTGGATGAGGGGAGCTCCGCTGCTTCCAATCTACAGCCCTCTACTGACTCCTCCAACACTCCTGAAGGCCCCTCTCTTGAGGCTCTGGAGCTGTTGGAGCAACCGCTGGAAGACGCCCTAGGCTTCTTTGACATCCCAACATCAGAGGGTACACCCTCCTCCAAGGAGCCTGCCGCTCAGGTTCCTCCAGAGCCCGGCTCTACGGCTCCTTCCTCTTACCCTGTCCCATCCACCCCTGAGCAGCCAACTGCCGATGCAGGGGTTTCTCGGCAGCGAAAAAAACCAGCCAACCTCAAGATAGGGGTTGCGGGAGCCAGGCATCACAGGTCGCAAAAAGCTTCCTCTACCAATGCCTATGCGGCAGCAGCTGGGGCTCGCAAGGCCTCGGGTGCCCAGAAGCCCGCACCTCAGGGGGTGGCGGGTTCAAGGACCAAGGCGTCGGTGTCCAAGAAGACAGTCGGGCCAAAGACCCGCGTGGGGCAAGAGGAGAGCCAGGACCAAAAGAAGGCGCGCAAAGGCGCGCTGTTTATGGTGGGCGTGCTGGCTGCCTACGCGCTTTGGATCTTCATGAGTGGCCAGTTCGACGAGTTCGTGGGTGCGCTCAACGGGGCCGATGCAGGCTGGTTTGTAGCCGGCATGCTGGTCATGAGCTTCAACTTCGTCTTTGGCGCCCTGGCGTTCGTGCTGGCAGCCTATATCGATCCTACGAGTCCTTTGGGCGTGCGCGACTGCATGTCGGTGGAGGCAAACGGCGTGCTCTTTGGCAATCTCACGCCCATGAGCACGGGTACCATGCCGGCGCAGATCTATAGGCTCACCCAGGCGGGCTTGGATGTGGGGGCGGCTTCTGCCACGCAGCTCACGCGTTTTGTGATCTACCAGGCTGGCGAGGTAGTAGTAGCTGCAACACTGTTGCTGCTGCGCTTCGACTTCTTCTTGCACACCTATGGAGACATCGTCTTCTTGAATATTGTGGTGTTTATCATTCAGACGCTCCAGGCCGCAGGCCTGCTGGTGGTCTGCCTGTTCCCGCGCTTTGTGACCCGTGTGGGCAACTGGGGTCTAAGGTTTGCCAGCCGCCATGGGTGGTTTAGTGCAGAGCGCGTAAAGCGCTACTCCGACGTGCTCAACAACCAGGTGCGTTCCTTTGGCGGCACCTTCCGCGACTCCTTCAGGCACATGGGCTCGCTGGCCCTTACGCTTCTGGTGACCTTGGGCCAGATGCTCTGCTTTTACGCGGTGCCCTGGTTTGTGCTCCGCGCGTTTGGCGGCGACGCAGATTTTGTCACCTGTCTCGCCGCAGCTTCCATGGTGCAGATGATTGGCAATTCTGTGCCGCTTCCCGGTGGCACCGGTGGCAACGAGGCCGGCTTCGCGCTGTTCTTTGGCCCCATTTTTGGCGCTGCCGCTACTGCGGGCTTCATCGTATGGCGCCTCATCACGTTCTTCATCCCTACGCTGGCTGCCTTCCCGCTTATGGCGTTGAGCTCGTCGCATAACAAGTCCATTTATCAGCGCTGGCAGCATTTTCGCACGCGCAAGGGCAGGCGCGCCCAGGTGTTCGTCTCTCGCAAGAAATAG
- a CDS encoding lysylphosphatidylglycerol synthase transmembrane domain-containing protein, with translation MASIPSRSTSNAAPAAQAPDASAISSRQEPKEADAANKPPLNAFDTIDYSTKGEALEALGELTGGKDAADSKARARSNTRKAVIGGLFMAAVLIVSLAYIEASGQGQSFREALDQAKLVWMLAMVGVMGLYLLFGTLAFVLETLIARKAPVGFLDLVSVEAAGTFFGNLTPMMAGSVPGQIWRLLEAGLDFGSATAVQINRFLLFQAAEILLAGGLLLCNWPYFFSHYGAVVWINVAVFGFKLIQAMALLVMCLRPQWVARLGERLCGWIKRRDLFGMGIKADGWSKAISNQVTQFSTTFKAAVRHKWVMLGMLVVSVLQQFCIFCSPWFVLQALNIQVDFWLVVCAGSMVQLLASAIPLPGGTGGIEASFATFFAPWMGSTAAAGYILWRLVTYYLYTALCGAATLVRTPDSAPTLRQRLRRLVKRLDD, from the coding sequence ATGGCCTCGATCCCTTCACGTTCAACCTCCAACGCGGCACCTGCGGCACAAGCGCCTGATGCAAGCGCAATCTCTTCTCGGCAGGAACCCAAGGAGGCGGATGCCGCCAATAAGCCCCCGCTGAACGCCTTCGATACCATCGACTATTCCACCAAAGGCGAGGCTCTAGAGGCGTTAGGCGAACTCACTGGCGGCAAAGACGCCGCAGATTCCAAGGCACGCGCCCGCTCCAACACGCGCAAGGCCGTCATTGGCGGCCTGTTCATGGCAGCGGTGCTGATAGTGAGCCTGGCGTATATCGAAGCGTCGGGACAGGGCCAATCCTTTAGGGAGGCGCTGGACCAGGCAAAGCTGGTGTGGATGCTGGCCATGGTAGGAGTCATGGGCCTCTACTTGCTCTTTGGCACCCTGGCGTTTGTGCTGGAAACCCTTATCGCGCGCAAGGCGCCTGTGGGCTTTTTGGACCTGGTGTCGGTGGAGGCAGCCGGCACCTTCTTTGGCAACCTCACGCCAATGATGGCCGGCTCGGTGCCCGGGCAGATCTGGCGCCTGCTGGAGGCAGGGCTGGATTTTGGCTCGGCCACCGCAGTGCAGATCAACCGTTTTTTGCTATTCCAAGCAGCGGAGATCCTTCTCGCAGGTGGTCTTTTGCTGTGCAACTGGCCCTACTTCTTCAGCCACTACGGAGCCGTGGTGTGGATCAACGTGGCTGTCTTTGGATTCAAGCTCATCCAGGCCATGGCACTGCTGGTGATGTGCCTGCGTCCTCAATGGGTGGCCAGACTGGGCGAGCGGCTGTGTGGATGGATAAAAAGGCGCGACCTGTTTGGGATGGGGATCAAAGCCGATGGCTGGTCGAAGGCCATCTCTAACCAGGTGACTCAGTTCTCCACCACCTTTAAGGCTGCAGTGAGGCACAAGTGGGTCATGCTGGGTATGCTTGTGGTGTCCGTCCTGCAACAGTTCTGCATCTTTTGCTCCCCTTGGTTTGTGCTGCAGGCCTTGAACATTCAGGTGGACTTTTGGCTGGTGGTCTGCGCAGGATCAATGGTGCAGCTCTTGGCCAGCGCCATTCCTTTGCCCGGTGGCACCGGCGGCATCGAAGCCTCCTTCGCCACCTTTTTTGCCCCTTGGATGGGATCGACGGCCGCTGCCGGCTATATCCTGTGGCGCTTGGTGACCTACTACCTCTACACCGCCCTTTGCGGAGCCGCCACGCTCGTGCGCACGCCTGACAGCGCCCCTACCCTGCGCCAGCGCCTGCGCAGGCTTGTGAAGCGGCTCGATGATTAA